The following proteins are encoded in a genomic region of Bacteroidota bacterium:
- a CDS encoding quinol:cytochrome C oxidoreductase: MGLGLLLILAGYLWHTFAGDHAAAHDGAAGHEDHHAGWGQRFWANLLVNGYFFGGIGLAAVFFYALHFAAQAAWSQVFLRIFSAVGTFLPIGMGIVLLVIACGDLHLHHLYHWMDGDLYDKASPKYDPIIDHKEPYFNRLFFYGRLLIFMAGWIYYQNWSRKNSMQGDLLRGNDMISNWKRNIRNAAIFLVFFGFTSSVYSWDAIMSIDTHWFSTLFGWYNFAGWWIGAIIVFNMLVVHLKSRDQLEFVNPSHVHDLGKWMFAVSFLWTYLWFSQFMLIWYSNIGEEVVYYAQRWEQYRGLFWITMVVNFAFPMLVLMSRDSKRNKSFLLFTGLLIFFFHWTDTFLLVMPGTVGEHWNIGGLEIGMFLFFLSFFIFWVFRALSQAPLLQKGHPFLEESLHHHI, translated from the coding sequence ATGGGTTTGGGCCTGCTCCTGATTCTGGCCGGATATCTCTGGCATACTTTTGCCGGTGATCATGCCGCTGCACATGACGGAGCTGCCGGACACGAAGACCATCATGCAGGCTGGGGCCAGCGTTTTTGGGCCAACCTTCTTGTAAACGGCTACTTCTTTGGCGGTATCGGCCTTGCTGCTGTATTTTTCTACGCACTTCACTTTGCCGCTCAGGCCGCCTGGAGTCAGGTGTTCCTGCGCATTTTCAGTGCAGTAGGCACTTTCCTCCCCATTGGTATGGGCATTGTGCTGCTTGTTATTGCCTGTGGCGATTTGCATTTGCACCACCTGTACCACTGGATGGACGGCGATCTGTACGACAAGGCCAGCCCCAAGTACGATCCGATCATCGATCATAAAGAACCTTATTTCAACCGCCTGTTCTTCTACGGCCGTCTGCTCATTTTCATGGCCGGCTGGATTTACTACCAGAACTGGAGCCGTAAAAACAGCATGCAGGGCGACCTGCTGCGTGGCAACGACATGATTTCGAACTGGAAGCGCAATATCCGCAATGCGGCAATCTTCCTTGTGTTCTTCGGTTTCACCTCATCAGTTTACAGCTGGGATGCCATCATGTCTATCGACACACACTGGTTCAGCACACTCTTTGGCTGGTACAACTTTGCCGGCTGGTGGATTGGCGCCATCATTGTGTTTAACATGCTGGTTGTTCATCTCAAGTCGCGCGATCAGCTTGAGTTTGTAAACCCCAGCCACGTACATGACCTTGGAAAGTGGATGTTTGCCGTGAGTTTCCTTTGGACTTACCTCTGGTTCTCTCAGTTCATGCTTATCTGGTATTCAAACATCGGCGAAGAAGTGGTTTATTACGCCCAGCGCTGGGAGCAGTACCGCGGTTTGTTCTGGATTACCATGGTGGTAAACTTTGCATTCCCGATGCTTGTCCTCATGTCTCGTGATTCAAAGCGTAACAAATCGTTCCTCCTCTTCACAGGTCTGCTTATTTTCTTCTTCCACTGGACCGACACCTTCCTGCTGGTAATGCCCGGTACAGTTGGTGAACACTGGAATATCGGCGGACTGGAAATAGGAATGTTCCTGTTCTTCCTGAGCTTCTTCATCTTCTGGGTATTCCGTGCACTGTCTCAGGCGCCGCTGCTCCAGAAAGGTCATCCTTTCCTCGAAGAAAGTTTGCATCACCACATTTGA
- a CDS encoding cytochrome c oxidase subunit II has protein sequence MNILTYALLILGAAAIWQLVRVVELSTKLKGADPNKVTENDNRLNGRLMLTFMFALFAFCIWQFFEYKDRLLPEAASEHGVKIDWLMNFNFLIIGIVFFITNGLLFYMAYKYYGRDGAKATFYPHNNKLEMLWTGVPAVVLFIIIFLGIRLWNDTMEPAPTTTRLVELYAQQFNWKARYAGKDNQLGKADYRLSGKYETGIDSSDVKGYDDIIVNDTLFLEVNQEVNFRMRSRDVIHSAFFPHFRAQMNCVPGMETWFHFKPTITTAEMRKKTGNPKFDYMLLCNKICGTSHWNMGLLIVVGTKAEYESYMSRRKPYFDGRPLPTASAGN, from the coding sequence ATGAATATTTTAACATACGCTCTCCTCATTCTCGGTGCCGCTGCCATCTGGCAGTTGGTGCGGGTTGTGGAACTTTCTACTAAACTCAAGGGAGCTGACCCCAACAAGGTAACGGAGAATGACAACCGCCTGAACGGTCGTTTGATGCTTACCTTCATGTTTGCGCTCTTTGCTTTCTGCATCTGGCAGTTTTTTGAGTACAAAGACCGCTTGCTGCCTGAAGCTGCTTCTGAGCACGGTGTGAAGATCGACTGGTTGATGAATTTTAACTTCCTCATCATCGGTATTGTATTTTTCATTACCAATGGCCTGCTGTTTTACATGGCCTACAAATATTATGGCCGCGACGGTGCAAAAGCCACTTTCTATCCCCACAACAACAAACTGGAAATGTTGTGGACCGGTGTACCGGCTGTAGTACTCTTTATTATCATTTTCCTCGGTATCCGTTTGTGGAATGATACCATGGAGCCTGCTCCCACTACCACACGTTTGGTTGAGCTTTATGCACAGCAGTTCAACTGGAAAGCGCGTTATGCAGGTAAAGACAATCAACTTGGTAAGGCCGATTACCGTTTGTCGGGTAAATACGAAACCGGTATCGACAGCTCAGATGTGAAAGGTTACGATGATATCATCGTGAATGACACTCTTTTCCTCGAAGTAAATCAGGAAGTGAATTTCCGTATGCGTTCACGCGATGTAATTCACAGCGCATTCTTCCCCCACTTCCGTGCACAGATGAACTGCGTGCCCGGTATGGAAACCTGGTTCCATTTTAAACCCACCATTACCACCGCCGAAATGCGCAAGAAAACCGGTAATCCCAAGTTTGACTACATGCTGCTCTGCAACAAAATTTGCGGAACGTCGCACTGGAACATGGGTTTGCTGATTGTGGTAGGAACAAAGGCTGAATATGAAAGCTACATGAGCCGTAGAAAGCCCTATTTCGATGGCCGTCCGTTACCCACAGCTTCAGCCGGAAACTAA
- a CDS encoding cbb3-type cytochrome c oxidase subunit I, translated as MAKDLHSHSHLHAETLATDVHVHHDHHDDHHHEESFVQKYIFSMDHKVIARQFLITAVIMAVIAMVMSIVFRLQLAWPGESFSFINAVMGDKWGPDGVLTPDAYMALVTIHGTIMVFFVLTGGLSGTFSNLLIPYQIGARDMASGFMNMLSYWFFFLSSVVMVVSLFVENGAASGGWTVYPPLSALERAMPGSGLGMTLWLVSMSLFIVSSLLGGLNYIITVLNFRTKGMKMTRMPLTVWAFLVTAILGVLSFPVLFSCALLLIFDRSFGTSFYLSDIFLNADTAPLEQTGGSPILFEHLFWFLGHPEVYIIILPALGLTSEVISVNARKPIFGYRAMITSILAIGFLSFIVWGHHMFITGMNPFLGSVFVFTTLLIAIPSAVKAFNYITTLWKGNIQFTPAMLFAIGLVSTFISGGVTGIILADSALDIPVHDTYFVVAHFHIVMGVSAILGMLAGVYHWFPKLFLRKMNKNMGYIHFWITFVSAYGVFFPMHFLGLAGVPRRYYQNTAFPMFDNLQDINVLITAFAILGAIGQLIFLFNFFYSMFRGPKAEQNPWGSNTLEWTTPMAHTHGNWPGALPEVQRWPYDYSKPGAEHDFIPQTVPLAAGEVDGGGH; from the coding sequence ATGGCAAAAGATCTTCATTCACACAGTCACCTCCACGCAGAAACACTTGCGACCGACGTGCATGTGCACCATGATCACCACGACGATCATCACCATGAGGAGTCGTTCGTGCAGAAGTATATCTTCAGCATGGATCACAAGGTAATTGCCCGCCAGTTTTTGATTACCGCCGTTATTATGGCCGTAATTGCAATGGTGATGTCAATTGTATTCCGTCTTCAGCTTGCCTGGCCGGGAGAGTCTTTCAGTTTCATCAATGCCGTAATGGGCGATAAGTGGGGCCCTGATGGCGTACTCACGCCTGATGCTTACATGGCGCTGGTGACCATTCACGGAACCATCATGGTGTTCTTTGTACTCACCGGTGGTCTTTCGGGTACATTCAGTAACCTGCTTATTCCATATCAGATTGGTGCCCGCGATATGGCATCAGGATTCATGAATATGCTGTCGTACTGGTTCTTCTTCCTCTCAAGTGTGGTAATGGTAGTTTCCCTCTTTGTGGAAAACGGTGCCGCTTCAGGTGGTTGGACAGTTTACCCGCCGCTTTCGGCGCTTGAACGAGCCATGCCCGGTTCAGGCTTGGGTATGACATTGTGGCTTGTATCCATGTCGTTGTTTATTGTATCATCGCTGCTTGGCGGTTTGAACTACATCATCACTGTACTCAACTTCCGCACCAAGGGTATGAAAATGACCCGAATGCCGCTTACGGTTTGGGCGTTTCTTGTAACGGCCATTCTTGGTGTACTTTCATTCCCTGTACTTTTCTCTTGCGCGCTTCTGCTCATCTTCGACCGCAGTTTTGGTACAAGCTTTTATCTTTCCGACATCTTCCTGAACGCAGATACCGCACCGCTTGAGCAAACCGGTGGCAGCCCGATTCTCTTCGAGCACCTTTTCTGGTTCCTTGGTCACCCGGAAGTATATATTATCATTCTCCCGGCTCTCGGTCTTACCTCAGAGGTTATTTCGGTAAATGCGCGTAAACCTATTTTCGGTTACCGCGCCATGATTACCTCCATTCTGGCCATTGGTTTCCTCTCGTTCATTGTATGGGGTCACCACATGTTCATTACCGGTATGAATCCGTTCCTCGGTTCGGTGTTTGTGTTTACCACGCTGCTCATTGCCATTCCGTCGGCTGTTAAAGCGTTTAACTACATTACTACACTCTGGAAAGGGAATATCCAGTTTACACCTGCCATGCTTTTTGCCATCGGTCTCGTGTCAACCTTTATTTCGGGTGGTGTTACCGGTATTATCCTTGCCGACTCTGCGCTTGACATTCCTGTGCACGATACATACTTCGTAGTAGCTCACTTCCACATTGTAATGGGTGTGTCGGCCATTCTGGGTATGCTTGCGGGTGTATATCACTGGTTCCCGAAACTGTTCCTGCGCAAGATGAACAAGAACATGGGCTACATTCACTTCTGGATTACATTCGTTAGTGCCTACGGTGTGTTCTTCCCGATGCACTTCCTCGGTTTAGCCGGTGTGCCGCGTCGTTACTATCAGAACACCGCTTTCCCGATGTTTGATAATCTTCAGGATATCAACGTACTGATTACGGCATTCGCCATTCTGGGTGCCATTGGTCAGCTCATCTTCCTGTTCAACTTCTTCTACAGCATGTTCCGTGGCCCGAAAGCCGAGCAGAACCCCTGGGGTTCAAATACGCTCGAATGGACCACGCCCATGGCGCATACACACGGCAACTGGCCCGGTGCATTGCCCGAAGTTCAGCGTTGGCCTTATGATTACAGCAAGCCGGGAGCTGAACATGATTTCATTCCGCAAACAGTTCCTCTCGCAGCTGGCGAAGTGGACGGCGGTGGTCACTAA
- the ruvB gene encoding Holliday junction branch migration DNA helicase RuvB codes for MNPNIDPESERLTPAEKEVERMLRPQDFSDFSGQDAVVDNLKVFVAAAKQRGEALDHVLLHGPPGLGKTTLANIVAQELGVNIKITSGPVLDKPGDLAGLLTNLEQFDVLFIDEIHRLSPVVEEYLYSAMEDYRIDIMLDSGPNARTVQISLNPFTLVGATTRSGLLTSPLRARFGITSRLSYYDSKLLKRIVERSAGILNVPIAEEAAYEIARRSRGTPRIANALLRRVRDFAQIKGNGEIDLEIAHYGLQALNVDKNGLDEMDIRILSAIIDKFKGGPVGITTISTAVGEEAGTIEEVYEPFLIQEGYLIRTPRGRQATEQAYKHLGRLSQMNRGTLFGE; via the coding sequence ATGAACCCGAACATAGATCCCGAAAGCGAGCGCCTGACGCCCGCCGAAAAGGAAGTGGAGCGCATGCTGCGTCCGCAGGATTTTTCTGATTTTTCGGGGCAGGATGCGGTGGTTGACAACCTGAAAGTATTTGTGGCTGCGGCCAAACAACGCGGCGAAGCACTTGACCACGTGCTTTTGCACGGGCCTCCGGGTTTGGGCAAAACCACACTGGCCAACATTGTGGCGCAGGAGCTTGGCGTGAACATCAAAATTACTTCCGGCCCTGTACTTGATAAGCCGGGCGATCTGGCCGGACTGCTTACAAATCTTGAGCAGTTCGATGTGCTTTTCATCGACGAAATTCACCGGCTTAGTCCTGTGGTGGAAGAGTATCTCTACTCGGCCATGGAAGATTACCGCATTGATATCATGCTCGACAGCGGCCCCAATGCGCGCACGGTGCAGATTAGTCTCAATCCGTTTACACTGGTGGGTGCAACCACACGCTCAGGCCTGCTTACTTCGCCATTGCGCGCGCGCTTTGGCATTACGTCGCGACTGAGCTATTACGACTCCAAATTACTCAAGCGTATTGTGGAGCGTTCGGCCGGCATCTTAAATGTACCCATTGCCGAAGAGGCCGCCTACGAAATTGCCCGGCGCAGCCGTGGTACACCGCGTATTGCCAATGCACTGCTGCGCCGTGTGCGCGATTTTGCGCAGATAAAAGGCAACGGCGAAATTGATCTTGAAATTGCACACTACGGCCTGCAGGCTCTCAATGTAGATAAGAACGGCCTCGACGAAATGGACATCCGCATTCTCAGCGCCATTATCGACAAGTTTAAAGGCGGGCCGGTGGGCATTACCACCATTTCCACCGCAGTAGGCGAGGAGGCCGGCACGATAGAAGAAGTATATGAGCCGTTTCTGATTCAGGAAGGCTACCTCATACGTACACCGCGCGGCCGGCAGGCCACCGAGCAGGCCTACAAGCACCTGGGGCGGCTTTCGCAAATGAACCGCGGCACGTTGTTTGGCGAATAA
- a CDS encoding T9SS type A sorting domain-containing protein — translation MKKLIILFSVALCQYSFAQTATVTSDETGYQLIQNDVLHYWIPATNGPYLYHDERDFSVNLNNTVADSFQIRRTILAHADPGADVYFCTDFECTGIGDNVCSPFFVGAAARIGLALHYKTNSVPGVTTVLYSIYSFDNPSDSFYFTVHYHVTTGAVGIAETSSITTLSAPMPNPSSASCAIAYNTGTQAAGVFNMYNALGELVSATTLSAPQGIHVANTATLPEGVYICTLVSEGKIIGTRRIAVVH, via the coding sequence ATGAAAAAGCTCATCATACTCTTCAGCGTAGCACTATGTCAATATAGCTTTGCACAAACAGCTACAGTTACTTCTGACGAAACCGGTTATCAACTGATTCAAAATGATGTGTTGCATTATTGGATACCGGCCACTAACGGACCTTACCTGTATCACGATGAACGCGATTTCAGTGTTAACCTGAATAACACAGTTGCAGATTCATTCCAGATTCGCCGCACCATTCTTGCTCATGCCGACCCTGGTGCTGATGTGTACTTCTGCACTGATTTTGAATGTACAGGGATAGGTGATAATGTTTGCAGTCCGTTCTTCGTGGGCGCTGCAGCACGCATAGGTCTTGCATTGCACTATAAAACGAATTCTGTTCCGGGTGTAACCACCGTATTGTATTCGATTTACAGCTTTGACAATCCGAGCGACTCATTTTACTTCACGGTACATTATCATGTAACTACCGGCGCAGTAGGTATTGCCGAAACTTCATCCATCACCACACTTTCGGCTCCCATGCCCAATCCGTCGTCCGCATCGTGCGCAATTGCATACAATACCGGTACACAAGCTGCCGGTGTATTCAATATGTACAATGCACTTGGCGAACTTGTTTCTGCCACCACACTTAGTGCGCCGCAGGGCATTCATGTAGCCAACACGGCAACTTTACCAGAAGGGGTGTATATCTGTACACTTGTTTCCGAAGGAAAGATTATCGGCACCCGGCGCATTGCTGTTGTGCACTAA
- a CDS encoding T9SS type A sorting domain-containing protein encodes MKKALLLFALAAFSVPAAAQSVRVENQESGGIVANGSTITYWIPAMNGSSPWLDVRHFTVSNISNMTKTFKVRKMNITLANASAQTTFCTDQNCYGPGQMLSYNIPMNSNASFDLSLDYNTGGMTGVTRVSYTIYDINNVNDSLMLTLEYNVVNGPAGVTTNLVKPSVSNPQPNPASDVFAINFKMGTTQPTDAKLVVYNMLGAAVLETEITSAEGTIRMDVSTLPAGVYFCTLTNNGRQLATKRLAVTH; translated from the coding sequence ATGAAAAAAGCATTACTTCTCTTCGCCCTTGCTGCCTTCAGTGTTCCTGCTGCCGCGCAAAGTGTACGTGTAGAAAATCAGGAAAGCGGTGGTATTGTAGCCAACGGTTCAACCATTACATACTGGATTCCGGCCATGAATGGCTCTAGCCCCTGGCTTGATGTTCGCCACTTTACAGTGAGCAACATTTCAAACATGACCAAAACTTTCAAGGTGCGTAAAATGAATATTACGCTGGCTAATGCCTCTGCGCAAACCACATTCTGCACCGATCAGAATTGCTATGGTCCCGGCCAAATGCTGTCCTATAACATTCCCATGAACAGCAATGCCTCTTTTGATCTTTCGCTCGATTACAACACTGGCGGTATGACCGGCGTTACACGCGTGAGCTATACCATTTACGACATCAACAACGTAAATGACTCACTCATGCTCACCCTTGAGTATAATGTAGTAAATGGCCCCGCCGGCGTTACAACCAACCTGGTTAAGCCTTCTGTTTCCAACCCGCAGCCCAATCCGGCCAGCGATGTGTTTGCCATCAACTTCAAAATGGGCACCACACAACCTACTGACGCTAAACTTGTGGTGTACAACATGCTTGGTGCTGCCGTTCTCGAAACTGAAATCACCTCTGCCGAAGGCACCATTCGTATGGATGTTTCCACGCTGCCCGCCGGTGTGTACTTCTGCACACTCACCAACAACGGTCGTCAGCTTGCCACCAAACGTTTGGCCGTAACTCACTAA
- a CDS encoding T9SS type A sorting domain-containing protein: MNKKITLVAAVAVMGFSSAFAQVQRMVLVEEFTQASCGPCAAQNPAFNATLAPNLSVKVAAIKYQTNWPGVDPMNTQTQTWVGPRVSYYAVNGVPDAIVDGNVYQGAPSGVTQSGIDTRYAVGSPFQLDLTHTMSPDFDSIFITANITAAQAFTSNGALKLHVALIEKEIIFSSPPGSNGELDFYGVMRQMLPNASGTTLNGTWANADNAVFTFAVAKPSYIYDVNQLQVVAFIQSDGNKEVQQAAITNPIALPNDAQPTALAGLPSTGLACSAVTFTPAVTVKNTGANTLTSLDINVSVASVAQPVYNWTGSIAPGATSVITLPAVTYNGASGNVAVTVSTANPNATVDVNTTNDTRNGSFLYYGGTAQTSPYQQGFTATAFPPGIVGIINNDNDTYTWARSTAGGFAQGVGSARLNFYNAAAGTVDDMVLGNFDMTTASVASMTFSVAYRQYSSENDRLQVMVSTDCGATWATVFDKQGSTLATVAAATTSFTPNNASQWRSESVSLANYANATNLIIKFVGTSDYGNNLYVDDINIGTVGVEEAALAGVGLNIFPNPFDASTTVQLNLEQTENITVEVYSLDGKLVQAENKGEMNAGQHNIMLDGANLADGMYFVTIRTGNNGTITRKVTVAH, encoded by the coding sequence ATGAACAAGAAAATTACCCTCGTCGCTGCTGTAGCTGTAATGGGTTTTTCATCAGCCTTCGCTCAGGTACAGCGTATGGTGCTTGTTGAAGAATTTACACAAGCTTCCTGCGGTCCCTGCGCTGCGCAGAACCCTGCGTTCAATGCAACCCTTGCACCTAATCTGAGTGTGAAAGTGGCTGCTATTAAGTATCAGACCAACTGGCCTGGTGTGGATCCGATGAACACGCAAACTCAGACATGGGTTGGACCTCGTGTATCTTACTATGCCGTAAATGGTGTTCCCGATGCCATTGTTGATGGTAACGTATATCAGGGCGCACCCAGCGGTGTGACACAATCTGGTATCGACACCCGTTATGCTGTAGGTTCACCTTTCCAGCTCGACCTTACACACACCATGTCGCCTGACTTTGACTCAATCTTCATCACGGCAAATATTACCGCAGCACAGGCATTCACTTCAAACGGTGCTTTGAAACTGCATGTTGCTCTGATTGAGAAAGAAATTATTTTCTCATCGCCTCCCGGATCAAATGGCGAATTGGATTTCTATGGTGTAATGCGTCAGATGTTGCCGAATGCTTCTGGCACCACGCTTAACGGCACCTGGGCTAATGCCGACAACGCTGTATTTACGTTTGCAGTAGCCAAGCCGTCATACATTTATGATGTAAACCAGCTTCAGGTTGTTGCTTTTATTCAGAGCGACGGAAACAAAGAAGTTCAACAGGCTGCAATCACTAACCCGATTGCGCTGCCCAACGATGCACAGCCCACCGCACTTGCAGGTCTTCCCTCAACCGGTCTGGCTTGCTCGGCTGTTACCTTTACTCCTGCCGTAACCGTTAAAAACACCGGTGCGAATACACTTACTTCGCTCGACATCAACGTTAGCGTAGCTTCAGTTGCTCAGCCTGTGTACAACTGGACCGGTTCTATTGCTCCCGGTGCTACTTCAGTAATTACGCTGCCTGCAGTAACCTACAACGGTGCTTCTGGCAACGTGGCTGTAACAGTTTCTACTGCTAACCCGAACGCAACTGTTGACGTGAACACCACAAACGATACGCGCAACGGTTCATTCCTTTACTATGGCGGAACTGCGCAAACATCGCCCTACCAGCAAGGCTTTACAGCTACTGCATTCCCTCCCGGAATCGTTGGTATCATTAACAATGATAATGATACCTACACCTGGGCCCGTTCAACAGCCGGTGGTTTTGCACAAGGTGTGGGCAGTGCCCGTTTGAATTTCTACAACGCTGCTGCCGGTACTGTGGATGATATGGTACTCGGAAACTTTGATATGACCACTGCTTCTGTGGCTTCAATGACCTTCAGCGTAGCTTACCGTCAGTACTCTTCAGAAAACGACCGTCTCCAGGTTATGGTATCTACCGATTGTGGTGCTACCTGGGCTACCGTATTTGATAAGCAGGGAAGCACACTTGCTACTGTTGCTGCCGCTACAACAAGCTTTACCCCCAACAACGCCAGCCAGTGGCGCTCAGAGTCGGTAAGCCTTGCAAACTACGCTAACGCTACCAACCTCATCATTAAGTTTGTTGGTACCTCTGATTATGGTAACAACCTGTATGTTGATGATATCAACATCGGTACCGTAGGTGTAGAAGAAGCTGCCCTCGCTGGCGTAGGTCTTAACATCTTCCCGAACCCGTTTGATGCTTCAACCACCGTTCAGCTCAACCTTGAGCAAACCGAAAACATCACCGTAGAAGTTTACAGCCTCGACGGCAAACTTGTACAGGCTGAGAACAAAGGCGAAATGAACGCTGGTCAGCACAACATTATGCTCGACGGTGCAAACCTGGCTGATGGTATGTACTTTGTAACCATCCGTACCGGTAACAACGGCACAATTACCCGCAAAGTAACTGTTGCTCACTAA
- a CDS encoding TlpA family protein disulfide reductase yields MKRITLFLLLIAGFTVATAFRADENPVQAIPSVTIKTMDGKPFNTADIKNDGKPVIISFWATWCAPCKKELNEILDVYEEWQAETGVKMIAISIDDQRNSMKVKPQVESMGWPWDVYLDENRDFGRAMNVNNVPHTFVLNGKGEIVWQVASYNANAGVKMIHDAVLKAAGKQ; encoded by the coding sequence ATGAAACGAATTACTCTTTTTCTTTTGCTTATTGCCGGCTTTACGGTAGCTACTGCATTTCGTGCTGATGAAAATCCTGTGCAGGCAATTCCCTCGGTTACCATTAAAACCATGGATGGCAAGCCCTTTAATACGGCCGACATCAAGAACGATGGTAAACCCGTAATTATCAGCTTTTGGGCTACCTGGTGTGCGCCCTGTAAAAAAGAACTCAACGAAATTCTTGATGTGTACGAAGAATGGCAGGCCGAAACCGGCGTGAAAATGATTGCCATTTCTATCGACGATCAGCGCAACTCGATGAAAGTTAAACCTCAGGTGGAAAGCATGGGCTGGCCTTGGGATGTTTATCTGGATGAAAACCGCGATTTTGGTCGCGCAATGAATGTAAACAACGTTCCCCACACGTTTGTGCTCAACGGTAAAGGCGAAATTGTATGGCAGGTTGCCTCTTACAACGCAAATGCCGGTGTAAAAATGATTCACGACGCAGTGCTTAAAGCTGCAGGAAAACAATAA